The Agrococcus carbonis genome has a window encoding:
- a CDS encoding ABC transporter permease, giving the protein MTAVRTRSADASAPVAAPRAPKPLLERTGFRIALRWIVLVVLLVAWQVATMLMPSPFFPQPVRIFERAFELWLPNETGFLNENVTTDVLPSLGRMLAGFGVSVVAGVVLGVAIGLSRRIGDYIDPIVQFMRAVPPPALIPVFLVLFGTGDSMRILLIAFGTVWPILLNTIEGVRGIEALKYETATVFRIRFTDRLARIVLPGAAPKIFAGVRTSLAIALILMVISEMVAASNGIGFGIVQAQRGFAFLDMWAGIALLGVLGFVLNLLLTVVERRVLRWQRTGGRETV; this is encoded by the coding sequence ATGACCGCCGTCCGCACCCGCTCGGCCGACGCATCCGCCCCGGTCGCCGCGCCGCGCGCCCCCAAGCCGCTGCTCGAGCGCACCGGCTTCCGCATCGCGCTGCGATGGATCGTGCTCGTCGTGCTGCTCGTCGCCTGGCAGGTCGCGACGATGCTCATGCCCTCGCCGTTCTTCCCGCAGCCGGTGCGCATCTTCGAGCGCGCGTTCGAGCTGTGGCTGCCGAACGAGACCGGCTTCCTCAACGAGAACGTGACGACGGATGTGCTGCCGTCCCTCGGGCGGATGCTCGCGGGCTTCGGCGTCTCGGTCGTCGCGGGCGTCGTGCTCGGCGTCGCGATCGGGCTCAGCCGCCGCATCGGCGACTACATCGACCCCATCGTGCAGTTCATGCGCGCCGTGCCGCCGCCTGCGCTCATCCCCGTCTTCCTCGTGCTCTTCGGCACGGGCGACTCGATGCGGATCCTGCTCATCGCCTTCGGCACCGTCTGGCCGATCCTGCTCAACACCATCGAGGGCGTGCGCGGCATCGAGGCGCTCAAGTACGAGACCGCGACCGTGTTCCGCATCCGCTTCACCGACCGCCTCGCGCGGATCGTGCTGCCGGGCGCTGCGCCGAAGATCTTCGCCGGTGTGCGCACGAGCCTCGCGATCGCGCTCATCCTCATGGTGATCAGCGAGATGGTCGCCGCGTCGAACGGCATCGGCTTCGGCATCGTGCAGGCGCAGCGCGGCTTCGCCTTCCTCGACATGTGGGCCGGCATCGCGCTGCTGGGCGTGCTCGGCTTCGTGCTCAACCTCCTCCTGACCGTCGTCGAGCGTCGGGTGCTGCGCTGGCAGCGCACCGGCGGCCGCGAGACCGTCTGA
- a CDS encoding ABC transporter permease gives MTAVAERPASIAPSRLRRWSRGAGGKRVIRGAIGVLVLLAIVEAASLLGIVPSTVLPSASSVLAATASLLVNPVFLGDIGATVLAWAAGLGIATVVGVGLGLVLGSFRLANEAASAAIEFLRPIPSVALIPVAILVFGQDADMKIALVVYASIWPILFNTIYGVRDVDPIAKETARTFRLSRVAVLTRVSLPSAAPFAFTGIRISAAIALIVAISAELLAGSADGIGAFILRTSSGGGDTALVFGGTIVAGLLGVLVNLLLVGAERLLFRWKTNGVPA, from the coding sequence GTGACCGCCGTCGCCGAGCGCCCGGCGTCGATCGCGCCCTCGCGCCTGCGCCGCTGGTCGCGCGGCGCGGGCGGCAAGCGCGTCATCCGCGGCGCGATCGGCGTGCTCGTGCTGCTCGCCATCGTCGAGGCGGCATCGCTCCTCGGGATCGTGCCGTCGACCGTGCTGCCCTCGGCCTCGAGCGTGCTCGCAGCGACCGCCTCGCTGCTCGTCAACCCGGTCTTCCTCGGCGACATCGGCGCGACGGTGCTCGCGTGGGCCGCGGGCCTCGGCATCGCCACCGTCGTGGGCGTCGGCCTCGGCCTCGTGCTCGGCTCGTTCCGCCTCGCGAACGAGGCGGCCTCGGCGGCGATCGAGTTCCTGCGCCCCATCCCGTCGGTCGCGCTCATCCCCGTCGCGATCCTCGTCTTCGGGCAGGACGCCGACATGAAGATCGCGCTCGTCGTCTACGCCTCGATCTGGCCGATCCTGTTCAACACGATCTACGGCGTGCGCGACGTCGACCCCATCGCCAAGGAGACCGCGCGCACGTTCCGGCTCAGCCGCGTCGCCGTGCTCACGCGCGTCAGCCTCCCGTCGGCCGCGCCCTTCGCGTTCACCGGCATCCGCATCTCGGCCGCGATCGCGCTCATCGTCGCCATCAGCGCCGAGCTGCTCGCCGGCTCCGCAGACGGCATCGGCGCCTTCATCCTGCGCACGAGCTCGGGCGGCGGCGACACCGCGCTCGTCTTCGGCGGCACGATCGTCGCCGGGCTGCTGGGCGTGCTCGTCAACCTGCTGCTCGTGGGCGCCGAGCGCCTGCTCTTCCGCTGGAAGACGAACGGAGTGCCCGCATGA
- a CDS encoding 2-keto-4-pentenoate hydratase, which produces MSDAIVDAVATELLARETERRDGGRLTEQHAGLDLDTAYVVQRELIARKLAAGERVVGVKLGLTSRAKQQRMGIDSPLTAVITDAMAVDVGTPLETSELIHPRVEPEIVFVMGQRLAGPGVTAASAMAAVHSVHAGLEVIDSRYADFSFALPDVVADNASSARFVVSPDGFDPAGLDLALEAAVLRVDGEVVDTATGAAVQGHPAQALALAANALAERGEAIEAGMLVLTGGLTDAVFVTPGGEVSVEFTTLGSVTLPIAPEATP; this is translated from the coding sequence ATGAGCGACGCGATCGTCGACGCCGTCGCGACCGAGCTGCTCGCCCGCGAGACCGAGCGCCGCGACGGCGGCCGCCTCACCGAGCAGCACGCCGGCCTCGACCTCGACACCGCCTACGTCGTGCAGCGCGAGCTGATCGCCCGCAAGCTCGCCGCCGGCGAGCGGGTGGTCGGCGTGAAGCTCGGCCTCACCTCGCGCGCCAAGCAGCAGCGCATGGGCATCGACTCGCCGCTCACGGCCGTCATCACCGACGCCATGGCCGTCGACGTCGGCACCCCGCTCGAGACGAGCGAGCTCATCCACCCCCGCGTCGAGCCCGAGATCGTCTTCGTCATGGGGCAGCGGCTCGCCGGCCCCGGCGTGACGGCCGCGAGCGCGATGGCAGCGGTGCACAGCGTGCACGCGGGCCTCGAGGTGATCGACAGCCGCTACGCCGACTTCAGCTTCGCGCTGCCCGACGTCGTCGCCGACAACGCCTCGAGCGCGCGCTTCGTCGTGAGCCCCGACGGCTTCGACCCCGCCGGGCTCGACCTCGCGCTCGAGGCGGCCGTGCTGCGCGTCGACGGGGAGGTCGTCGACACGGCCACCGGTGCCGCCGTGCAGGGGCACCCCGCGCAGGCACTCGCCCTCGCCGCGAACGCGCTCGCCGAGCGCGGCGAGGCGATCGAGGCGGGGATGCTCGTGCTCACCGGCGGGCTGACCGACGCGGTCTTCGTCACCCCCGGCGGCGAGGTGTCGGTCGAGTTCACGACCCTCGGCTCGGTGACCCTGCCGATCGCGCCAGAGGCGACGCCGTGA
- the dmpG gene encoding 4-hydroxy-2-oxovalerate aldolase: MSDTTKPFVRITDTTLRDGSHAVRHQFTERQVRDVAGALDAAGVQVIEVTHGDGLSGSSFNYGFSKVRDIELVAAAVDEVEQARIAVLMLPGLGTVADLREAHGVGAQVARIATHCTEADVSIQHFQAARELGMETVGFLMLAHRVEPDELAAQARIMADAGCECVYVVDSAGALFPHTAAARVEALVQELGDDAQVGFHGHQNLSLGIANSIAAYEAGARQIDGTLCALGAGAGNSPSEILATAFGALGIPTGIDEERMLAAAEEVLRPIITRMPVADRASIVQGRYGVYNSFLLHAERAAERYGVPAYQVLKRVGEAGYVGGQEDMIIDVAIELAAAR, from the coding sequence ATGAGCGACACCACCAAGCCCTTCGTGCGCATCACCGACACGACGCTGCGCGACGGCAGCCACGCCGTGCGCCACCAGTTCACCGAGCGCCAGGTGCGCGACGTCGCCGGCGCGCTCGACGCCGCGGGCGTGCAGGTGATCGAGGTGACCCACGGCGACGGCCTGAGCGGCTCGTCGTTCAACTACGGCTTCAGCAAGGTGCGCGACATCGAGCTCGTCGCGGCCGCCGTCGACGAGGTCGAGCAGGCACGCATCGCGGTGCTCATGCTGCCCGGGCTCGGCACCGTGGCGGACCTGCGCGAGGCGCACGGCGTCGGCGCACAGGTGGCGCGCATCGCGACGCACTGCACCGAGGCGGATGTGTCGATCCAGCACTTCCAGGCCGCGCGCGAGCTGGGCATGGAGACCGTCGGGTTCCTCATGCTCGCGCACCGCGTCGAGCCCGACGAGCTCGCGGCGCAGGCGCGGATCATGGCCGACGCCGGATGCGAGTGCGTCTACGTCGTCGACTCGGCCGGCGCGCTCTTCCCACACACGGCAGCGGCTCGCGTCGAGGCGCTCGTGCAGGAGCTCGGCGACGACGCGCAGGTCGGCTTCCACGGCCACCAGAACCTCTCGCTCGGCATCGCCAACTCGATCGCCGCGTACGAGGCGGGCGCGCGGCAGATCGACGGCACGCTCTGCGCCCTCGGCGCCGGAGCCGGCAACTCGCCGAGCGAGATCCTCGCGACCGCCTTCGGCGCCCTCGGCATCCCCACCGGCATCGACGAGGAGCGGATGCTCGCGGCGGCCGAAGAGGTGCTGCGCCCGATCATCACCCGCATGCCGGTCGCCGACCGGGCATCGATCGTGCAGGGCCGCTACGGCGTCTACAACTCGTTCCTGCTGCACGCCGAGCGCGCCGCCGAGCGCTACGGCGTGCCCGCCTACCAGGTGCTCAAGCGGGTCGGCGAGGCCGGCTACGTCGGCGGCCAGGAGGACATGATCATCGACGTCGCGATCGAGCTGGCGGCGGCACGATGA
- a CDS encoding acetaldehyde dehydrogenase (acetylating) has translation MTSTAAIVGSGNIGTDLLIKMLRSEALEVHSFVGIDPASDGLARARDLGVRTSAAGVDWLLAQDDLPDFVFEATSAKAHLANAERYAAAGITAIDLTPAAVGPFVCPAVNLDEHVGAENVNMITCGGQATVPIVQAVSSVARVPYAEIIASISSRSAGPGTRANIDEFTETTSHALESVGGAERGKAIIILNPVKPDMIMRDTVFCSLEPGADEAAIADAIRARVAEVQQYVPGYRLRSEPQFDEPNELWGGMGRVGVFLEVTGNGDYLPPWAGNLDIMTAAALRVGELLATSRKAFA, from the coding sequence ATGACTTCCACCGCCGCGATCGTCGGCTCCGGCAACATCGGCACCGACCTGCTCATCAAGATGCTGCGCAGCGAGGCGCTCGAGGTGCACTCGTTCGTCGGCATCGACCCCGCCTCCGACGGCCTCGCGCGCGCCCGCGATCTCGGTGTGCGCACGAGCGCCGCGGGCGTCGACTGGCTGCTCGCGCAGGACGACCTGCCCGACTTCGTCTTCGAGGCGACGAGCGCGAAGGCCCACCTCGCCAACGCCGAGCGCTACGCCGCCGCGGGCATCACCGCGATCGACCTGACGCCCGCTGCGGTCGGCCCGTTCGTCTGCCCGGCCGTCAACCTCGACGAGCACGTCGGCGCCGAGAACGTCAACATGATCACGTGCGGCGGCCAGGCCACCGTGCCGATCGTGCAGGCCGTCTCGAGCGTCGCGCGCGTGCCCTACGCCGAGATCATCGCCTCCATCTCGTCGCGCTCCGCGGGCCCCGGCACGCGCGCGAACATCGACGAGTTCACCGAGACCACCTCGCACGCGCTCGAGAGCGTCGGCGGCGCCGAGCGCGGCAAGGCGATCATCATCCTCAACCCGGTGAAGCCCGACATGATCATGCGCGACACCGTCTTCTGCTCGCTCGAGCCCGGTGCCGACGAGGCCGCGATCGCCGACGCGATCCGCGCGCGCGTCGCCGAGGTGCAGCAGTACGTGCCCGGCTACCGCCTCCGCAGCGAGCCGCAGTTCGACGAGCCCAACGAGCTGTGGGGCGGCATGGGGCGCGTGGGCGTGTTCCTCGAGGTCACCGGCAACGGCGACTACCTGCCGCCGTGGGCCGGGAACCTCGACATCATGACGGCCGCCGCGCTGCGCGTGGGCGAGCTGCTCGCGACCTCCAGGAAGGCCTTCGCATGA
- a CDS encoding 2-keto-4-pentenoate hydratase encodes MDDLQHAALGDALLEAAETREPIAPLTADHPGMSVEDAYRVQLHQTAAWERAGRKVVGFKVGLTSKAMQRMLGVDSPDFGHLYDDMVLDPAQPIDTTRFIAPRIEPEISFVLKEELAGPGLTAVDAIRAIDYAVASIEVIDSRIADWKIGLADTIADNASSGALLLGTRPVRLDEADLGLLGCVVTKNGQVVSTGAGAAVLGDPVNGLLWLANQLGSLGRSLPAGSIVMAGALSAAVPVAPGDRVSARFARLGTVSARFAPLTNKENA; translated from the coding sequence GTGGACGATCTGCAGCACGCAGCTCTGGGGGACGCGCTCCTCGAGGCGGCGGAGACCCGCGAGCCCATCGCCCCGCTGACGGCCGACCACCCCGGGATGAGCGTCGAGGACGCCTACCGCGTGCAGCTGCACCAGACCGCCGCGTGGGAGCGCGCCGGCCGCAAGGTCGTCGGCTTCAAGGTGGGCCTGACGAGCAAGGCCATGCAGCGCATGCTCGGCGTCGACTCGCCCGACTTCGGCCACCTCTACGACGACATGGTGCTCGACCCGGCCCAGCCGATCGACACGACCCGCTTCATCGCGCCGCGCATCGAGCCCGAGATCAGCTTCGTGCTGAAGGAGGAGCTCGCGGGCCCGGGCCTCACCGCCGTCGACGCGATCCGCGCGATCGACTACGCCGTCGCATCCATCGAGGTCATCGACTCGCGCATCGCCGACTGGAAGATCGGCCTCGCCGACACCATCGCCGACAACGCCTCCTCGGGCGCCCTGCTGCTCGGCACGCGCCCCGTGCGGCTCGACGAAGCCGACCTCGGCCTGCTCGGCTGCGTCGTGACGAAGAACGGCCAGGTCGTCTCGACGGGCGCCGGCGCGGCTGTGCTCGGCGACCCGGTCAACGGCCTGCTGTGGCTCGCCAACCAGCTCGGCAGCCTCGGCCGCTCGCTCCCGGCCGGCTCGATCGTGATGGCCGGCGCGCTCTCGGCCGCCGTGCCCGTCGCACCCGGCGACCGCGTGAGCGCCCGCTTCGCGCGCCTCGGCACGGTGAGCGCGCGCTTCGCCCCGCTGACGAACAAGGAGAACGCATGA
- a CDS encoding IclR family transcriptional regulator, translating into MTAILGAFTAEDTTLGVSEIARRTGLAKSSTSRIVSELVTHQFLERNGSGVRLGLKVFELGETAARPRDLRKLALASMSDLRHAVNLTVHLAVLERGEVVYIEILPARGTPRLPSRVGGRMPAHATGLGKALLAYADPHLVDELLSGELRRLGPNTVTDPARLHRELARVRTSGVAYEREESGAGIACAAACIRSVSGEPVAAISAAGWMDDVDVRRVGPAVLTAAQAITRQVERRPTLRL; encoded by the coding sequence GTGACGGCCATCCTCGGCGCGTTCACCGCCGAGGACACGACGCTCGGAGTCTCCGAGATCGCCCGGCGCACCGGGCTCGCGAAGTCGAGCACCTCGCGCATCGTGAGCGAGCTCGTGACGCACCAGTTCCTCGAGCGCAACGGCTCGGGGGTACGGCTGGGCCTCAAGGTCTTCGAGCTCGGCGAGACCGCGGCGCGGCCCCGCGACCTGCGCAAGCTCGCGCTCGCCTCGATGTCGGATCTGCGGCACGCGGTGAACCTCACCGTGCACCTCGCGGTGCTCGAGCGCGGCGAGGTCGTCTACATCGAGATCCTGCCCGCGCGCGGCACGCCGCGCCTCCCGAGCCGCGTCGGCGGGCGGATGCCCGCCCACGCCACGGGCCTCGGCAAGGCCCTGCTCGCCTACGCCGACCCGCACCTGGTCGACGAGCTGCTCAGCGGCGAGCTGCGCCGGCTGGGCCCCAACACCGTGACGGACCCCGCGCGCCTCCACCGCGAGCTCGCGCGCGTGCGCACCTCCGGCGTCGCCTACGAGCGCGAGGAGAGCGGTGCCGGCATCGCGTGCGCCGCGGCGTGCATCCGCAGCGTCTCGGGCGAGCCGGTCGCCGCGATCTCGGCGGCCGGCTGGATGGATGACGTCGACGTGCGACGGGTCGGACCCGCCGTGCTCACTGCCGCCCAGGCGATCACGCGCCAGGTCGAGCGGCGCCCGACGCTACGTCTCTAG
- a CDS encoding nuclease-related domain-containing DEAD/DEAH box helicase: MATMIPGILRPESPPGEAKVFEALRDHPGTDGWVVWHGLRIRHHETQVEGEADFVVLVPGEGLLVIEVKSHDRVEVGADGLWRLGSQEPTDRSPYDQAIENARSLRSWIMRRAYDPRYPIWHAVWFPNRGGELVGQLEARIDVTHDVTLTRPDLQPERLVTSIVGALRAGERELRRRGVRYEEGRPTEDDIDEARALLTPPVTWSQLSADARAARERDLREATERQEEALQYFAHYPRLVVEGPAGTGKTNIAVRAALQAANRDERVLLTCFNRKLEAELRHRLRDRSDLTVARVHQPMLALTGLTPPADADDAWWNGTLPDATLAITRSPGFEPPYTCLVADEAQDLARDSTLDVLDSLLVGGLAGARVVVAGDFDGQDIYRPRATAAPSLVEERAGAARSRDETLPAPVEQRPAAGGTRLETTTSTRRDLLLARLPDAGRMTVARNVRQRPELAAFVEQLLGDDVYAQYERAELGAECGQVLRYDSAEHQQELLQQVLRDLWEEGWEARDILVLSPRRASAARSATGTVADALAPDDADGPGIRWGTVHLFKGLEAPVVVLTDVDDSMTGWRDLLYVGATRATERLVVLTSLDEVVAADPAASR, encoded by the coding sequence ATGGCCACGATGATCCCCGGCATCCTGCGCCCCGAGTCCCCGCCCGGCGAGGCGAAGGTCTTCGAGGCGCTGCGCGACCACCCCGGCACCGACGGCTGGGTCGTGTGGCACGGCCTGCGCATCCGCCACCACGAGACGCAGGTCGAGGGCGAGGCCGACTTCGTCGTGCTCGTGCCCGGCGAGGGCCTCCTCGTCATCGAGGTGAAGTCGCACGACCGCGTCGAGGTGGGGGCGGATGGGCTGTGGCGGCTCGGCAGCCAGGAGCCCACCGACCGCTCCCCCTACGACCAGGCGATCGAGAACGCCCGCAGCCTGCGGTCGTGGATCATGCGCCGCGCCTACGACCCGCGCTACCCGATCTGGCACGCGGTGTGGTTCCCGAACCGCGGCGGAGAGCTCGTCGGGCAGCTCGAGGCGCGCATCGACGTGACCCACGACGTCACCCTCACGCGGCCCGACCTGCAGCCCGAGCGGCTCGTGACGAGCATCGTCGGTGCGCTCCGCGCCGGCGAGCGCGAGCTGCGCCGCCGCGGCGTGCGCTACGAGGAGGGGCGCCCGACCGAGGACGACATCGATGAGGCGCGCGCCCTGCTCACGCCCCCGGTCACCTGGAGCCAGCTGAGCGCCGACGCCCGCGCGGCTCGCGAGCGCGACCTGCGTGAGGCGACCGAGCGGCAGGAGGAGGCGCTGCAGTACTTCGCGCACTACCCCCGGCTCGTCGTCGAGGGTCCGGCCGGCACCGGCAAGACCAACATCGCCGTGCGGGCGGCGCTGCAGGCGGCCAACCGCGACGAGCGCGTGCTGCTGACGTGCTTCAACCGCAAGCTCGAGGCCGAGCTGCGGCACCGGCTGCGCGACCGCTCCGACCTGACGGTCGCCCGCGTGCACCAGCCGATGCTCGCGCTCACCGGGCTGACGCCCCCGGCGGACGCCGACGACGCCTGGTGGAACGGCACCCTGCCGGATGCGACGCTCGCGATCACGCGGTCGCCCGGCTTCGAGCCGCCGTACACGTGCCTCGTCGCCGACGAGGCGCAGGACCTCGCGCGCGACTCCACCCTCGACGTGCTCGACAGCCTGCTCGTCGGCGGCCTCGCCGGCGCCCGCGTCGTCGTCGCCGGCGACTTCGACGGCCAGGACATCTACCGCCCCCGCGCCACCGCCGCTCCCTCGCTGGTCGAGGAGCGCGCGGGCGCAGCTCGCTCGCGTGACGAGACCCTCCCCGCGCCCGTCGAGCAGCGCCCCGCCGCAGGCGGCACGCGTCTCGAGACCACCACCTCCACCAGGCGCGACCTCCTCCTCGCCCGCCTCCCCGACGCCGGCCGCATGACGGTCGCCCGCAACGTGCGCCAGCGTCCCGAGCTCGCCGCCTTCGTCGAGCAGCTGCTCGGCGACGACGTCTACGCGCAGTACGAGCGCGCCGAACTGGGCGCCGAGTGCGGCCAGGTGCTCCGCTACGACAGCGCCGAGCACCAGCAGGAGCTGCTGCAGCAGGTGCTGCGCGACCTGTGGGAGGAGGGCTGGGAGGCCCGCGACATCCTCGTGCTCTCCCCGCGCCGCGCATCCGCCGCTCGCAGTGCGACGGGCACGGTGGCGGATGCGCTGGCCCCCGACGACGCGGACGGCCCCGGCATCCGATGGGGCACCGTGCACCTCTTCAAGGGGCTCGAGGCCCCGGTGGTCGTGCTGACCGACGTCGACGACTCGATGACCGGCTGGCGCGACCTGCTCTACGTCGGCGCGACTCGCGCCACCGAGCGCCTCGTGGTGCTGACGAGCCTCGACGAGGTCGTCGCCGCGGACCCGGCAGCCAGCCGCTGA
- a CDS encoding type II toxin-antitoxin system TacA family antitoxin, with protein MSGAKERIEVRVDADLKESVDRAASIRGTTSAAFIKSTLRDAADRVIDSERRIALESESWDRVCAMLDDDPAPIAEMVDLFRRQSVFKA; from the coding sequence ATGTCTGGCGCCAAGGAGCGAATCGAAGTCCGTGTCGACGCCGACCTCAAGGAGTCGGTCGATCGCGCCGCCAGCATCCGCGGCACGACTTCGGCGGCTTTCATCAAGTCGACGCTGCGAGACGCCGCAGACCGGGTGATCGACTCCGAGCGGCGTATCGCACTCGAGAGCGAGAGCTGGGATCGCGTCTGCGCCATGCTAGACGACGACCCAGCCCCGATCGCCGAGATGGTCGACCTGTTCCGCCGGCAGTCGGTGTTCAAGGCTTGA
- a CDS encoding GNAT family N-acetyltransferase: protein MSYSQPAPLTAEHDLDRFECGNTSIDAWLRGQALRNEVKGFSRTFVTLDGAGDVAGFYTLSSFAVERRLAGKDGKGGPPPIPAILLGKLAVHRDHRGRGLGYSLLQHAVIQAVRAGEIAAARVMLVHAADETAASFYRKFGFRPVNDGALSLIAAIDDLRESIIQAQRNG, encoded by the coding sequence TTGAGCTACAGCCAGCCAGCGCCGCTCACCGCCGAGCACGACCTCGACCGCTTCGAGTGCGGGAATACGAGCATCGACGCGTGGCTGCGCGGCCAAGCACTCAGGAATGAGGTCAAAGGCTTCTCGCGCACCTTTGTCACCCTCGACGGGGCGGGCGATGTCGCGGGCTTCTACACGCTCTCGAGCTTCGCCGTCGAGCGAAGGCTCGCGGGCAAGGACGGCAAGGGTGGCCCGCCGCCCATCCCCGCCATCTTGCTCGGCAAGCTCGCTGTCCATCGAGATCACCGCGGCCGGGGGCTGGGATACAGCCTCCTGCAGCATGCGGTCATCCAGGCCGTCCGCGCAGGTGAGATCGCAGCCGCGCGCGTGATGTTGGTACACGCGGCCGACGAGACCGCGGCTTCCTTCTATCGCAAGTTCGGATTTCGCCCGGTGAACGACGGGGCGCTCTCGCTCATCGCCGCGATCGACGACCTGCGCGAGTCGATCATCCAGGCGCAGCGCAACGGCTGA
- a CDS encoding pyridoxal phosphate-dependent aminotransferase: MCTVNRISARIAAINESATLKVDAKAKALKAQGRDVISYAAGEPNFATPPNIVEAARRALADPKNYRYTPAAGLPELREAIAAKTLRDSGLAVEPSQVLVTNGGKQSVYQAFQTILDPGDEVLVPTPYWTTYPEAIGLTGARQVDVFAGADQGYLVTVEQLEAARTDRTKALLLVSPSNPTGAVYPVERLREIGQWALEHGLFVVSDEIYQNLTYDGQRAVSIVEAVPELADRTILVNGVAKTYAMTGWRVGWMVGPADVIAAAQNLQSHLTSNVNNVAQLGAVEALNGPQDAVAEMRAAFDRRRQTIVRELSRIPGFSVPVPTGAFYVYADVSWLLGREWGGVTPSSSLELADLVLEQAEVAAVPGEAFGPSGYLRFSYALGDDPLLEGVQRLQRLFGTA, translated from the coding sequence GTGTGCACCGTGAACCGCATCTCCGCCCGCATCGCCGCCATCAACGAATCCGCCACCCTCAAGGTCGACGCCAAGGCGAAGGCGCTGAAGGCCCAGGGGCGCGACGTCATCTCGTATGCCGCGGGCGAGCCGAACTTCGCGACGCCGCCGAACATCGTCGAGGCCGCGCGGCGGGCGCTCGCCGATCCGAAGAACTACCGGTACACGCCGGCGGCTGGCCTGCCCGAGCTGCGGGAGGCGATCGCGGCGAAGACGCTGCGCGACTCGGGGCTCGCGGTCGAGCCGTCGCAGGTGCTCGTGACGAACGGCGGCAAGCAGTCGGTCTACCAGGCGTTCCAGACGATCCTCGACCCGGGCGACGAGGTGCTCGTCCCCACCCCCTACTGGACGACCTACCCCGAGGCGATCGGGCTGACGGGCGCCCGCCAGGTCGACGTGTTCGCCGGCGCCGACCAGGGCTACCTCGTCACCGTCGAGCAGCTCGAGGCCGCCCGCACCGACCGCACCAAGGCGCTGCTGCTCGTCTCGCCCTCCAATCCCACGGGCGCGGTCTACCCCGTGGAGCGGCTGCGCGAGATCGGGCAGTGGGCGCTCGAGCACGGCCTCTTCGTCGTGAGCGACGAGATCTACCAGAACCTGACGTACGACGGGCAGCGCGCGGTCTCGATCGTGGAGGCGGTGCCCGAGCTCGCCGACCGGACGATCCTCGTCAACGGCGTCGCGAAGACCTACGCGATGACGGGGTGGCGCGTGGGCTGGATGGTCGGCCCGGCCGATGTGATCGCCGCGGCGCAGAACCTGCAGTCGCACCTGACGAGCAACGTCAACAACGTCGCGCAGCTGGGCGCGGTCGAGGCGCTGAACGGCCCGCAGGATGCGGTGGCCGAGATGCGCGCCGCGTTCGACCGGCGGCGCCAGACGATCGTGCGCGAGCTCTCCCGCATCCCGGGGTTCTCGGTGCCGGTGCCCACGGGCGCCTTCTACGTGTACGCGGATGTGTCGTGGCTGCTGGGCAGGGAATGGGGCGGTGTGACGCCCTCGTCGAGCCTCGAGCTCGCCGACCTCGTGCTCGAGCAGGCCGAGGTCGCCGCCGTCCCCGGCGAGGCCTTCGGCCCCTCCGGCTACCTCCGCTTCTCCTACGCCCTCGGCGACGACCCCCTCCTCGAGGGCGTGCAGCGCCTGCAGCGCCTCTTCGGCACCGCCTGA
- a CDS encoding carbon-nitrogen hydrolase family protein, which produces MRAAAIQLGVGQSVDETIRTARELVDEAAADGADFIVLPELYAVPFVQPEPDPEYFALAESLDGPSNTMAREASERHGITVVSSVFEAASVPGVYHNTSCTYSAGELVQTYRKSHLPFSNGFPEKFYFRPGEEAPSAVDTVAGRVGTIICYERHFPELARAVALDGGIALALPVACASKPMRDVFQIELRALAIANGMGVVCANRSGLEVEKDYFGTSAVYGPSGEILAQVDDGPGIAIADLDPAAIAATRRTRPFLRDRRPDMYAALV; this is translated from the coding sequence GTGAGGGCAGCAGCCATCCAGCTCGGCGTCGGCCAGAGCGTCGACGAGACCATCAGGACCGCCCGGGAGCTCGTGGACGAGGCAGCGGCCGACGGCGCCGACTTCATCGTGCTGCCGGAGCTCTACGCGGTGCCGTTCGTGCAGCCCGAGCCCGACCCCGAGTACTTCGCGCTCGCGGAGTCGCTCGACGGGCCCTCGAACACGATGGCGCGCGAGGCATCCGAGCGCCACGGCATCACCGTCGTCTCCTCGGTCTTCGAGGCCGCATCCGTGCCCGGGGTCTACCACAACACCTCGTGCACCTACTCTGCAGGCGAGCTCGTGCAGACCTACCGCAAGTCGCACCTGCCGTTCTCGAACGGCTTCCCCGAGAAGTTCTACTTCCGGCCCGGCGAGGAGGCCCCGTCGGCCGTCGACACCGTCGCCGGCCGCGTCGGCACGATCATCTGCTACGAGCGGCACTTCCCCGAGCTCGCCCGCGCGGTCGCCCTCGACGGCGGCATCGCGCTCGCGCTGCCGGTCGCGTGCGCGAGCAAGCCGATGCGGGATGTCTTCCAGATCGAGCTGCGTGCGCTCGCCATCGCCAACGGCATGGGCGTCGTCTGCGCCAACCGGTCTGGACTCGAGGTGGAGAAGGACTACTTCGGCACCAGCGCCGTCTACGGGCCCAGCGGAGAGATCCTCGCGCAGGTCGACGACGGCCCCGGCATCGCGATCGCCGATCTCGATCCGGCCGCGATCGCGGCCACCCGACGTACCCGTCCGTTCCTGCGCGATCGCCGGCCGGACATGTACGCAGCGCTCGTCTGA